One Xiphophorus maculatus strain JP 163 A chromosome 10, X_maculatus-5.0-male, whole genome shotgun sequence genomic region harbors:
- the LOC102233459 gene encoding sodium channel protein type 4 subunit alpha A-like isoform X1 gives MKAGRNPNFGYTSYDSFGWAFLALFRLMTQDFWENLFQLTLRAAGRTYMLFFVVVIFLGSFYLINLILAVVAMAYYEQNQATQLEAIEKEEEFQRLLEQLKNQEQAQFHGSQATLTSKKSVSQHTLSETEDNGHGLKQGEAVNDCNGRVVPRLMIRAPTMQESAVDYEVKEKSLGSMHSTLHLEEPGLKKRSASAVTVLSAVAMEELEEAQRPCPPCWYKFADMFLKWDCCPTWIVFKKWMHFVVMDPFVDLAITICIVLNTLFMAMEHYPMTPEFDNMLSVGNLVFTGIFAAEMFFKLIAMDPYYYFQVGWNIFDSIIVTLSLVELGLANVQGLSVLRSFRLLRVFKLAKSWPTLNMLIKIIGNSVGALGNLTLVLAIIVFIFAVVGMQLFGKNYKDCVCKISSDCELPRWHMNDFFHSFLIVFRILCGEWIETMWDCMEVAGPAMCLIVFMMVMVIGNLVVLNLFLALLLSSFSGDNLSAGDDDGDMNNLQIAIGRITRGIDWLKAFLIQRIQQILGKKPEEPDKDMVDDGKPKTEEMEMNHLDACLTLKVADGISDGPVQSQPSGFTVDGELNLKVPIAEGESDYDNLSDNVDDDDDGEQDDDEEDNELPKSALRRDDEQNTKNLEDESSIPEKVKYDDGDSSVCSTADYHPPEPEPEKKEEEEPEPEEPEACFTDDCVTKWPCLTVDTTSDKGKKWWNLRKTCFTIVEHDWFETFIIFMILLSSGALAFEDIYIERRRTIKIILEFADKIFTYIFVIEMLLKWVAYGFKTYFTNAWCWLDFFIVDVSLISLVANWMGYSDLGPIKSLRTLRALRPLRALSRFEGMRVVVNALVGAIPSIFNVLLVCLIFWLIFSIMGVNLFAGKFYRCINTTTEELFPMTEVNNRTECLALEEATQEARWINVKINYDNVGTGYLSLLQVATFKGWMDIMYAAVDSREVEEQPSYEINLYMYIYFVIFIIFGSFFTLNLFIGVIIDNFNQQKKKFGDQDIFMTDEQKKYYEAMKKLGSKKPQKPIPRPTNPVQGIVFDFISQQFFDIFIMVLICLNMVTMMVETDDQSPEKEDFLFKLNVAFIVVFSGECVLKLFALRQYFFTNGWNVFDFIVVILSIAGTMLSDIIEKYFVSPTLFRVIRLARIGRILRLIKGAKGIRTLLFALMMSLPALFNIGLLLFLIMFIFSIFGMSNFAYVKKEAGIDDIFNFETFGGSIICLFQITTSAGWDGLLLPMLNREPPDCDPEFENPGTDVKGNCGNPGMGMMFFCSYIIVSFLVVVNMYIAIILENFNVAQEESGDPLCEEDFEMFNETWEKFDLDGTMFIEYSRLSDFCDTLQEPLRVAKPNRLRLIGMDLPLVIGDRIHCLDVLMAVTQMVLGDTVEMAAMRDSIEAKFILSNPTKDSFAPITTTVRHKEEQQAAVVLQRAYRNHLLKRCIRHAAFMHRLKRIGRNYNDDDPPEKEGLLARRLGVLYKSNIDLADEMELEALETLTSQEPFNTDCLQEPPVQNMIVVPAEITSEELLHSASYQHPLTLQANLREPLV, from the exons ATGAAGGCTGGAAGGAACCCTAACTTTGGCTACACCAGTTATGACTCTTTTGGATGGGCCTTCCTTGCTCTGTTCAGGCTCATGACACAGGACTTCTGGGAGAATCTTTTCCAGCTG ACTCTGCGAGCAGCTGGGAGGACATACATGCTGTTCTTCGTGGTGGTCATCTTCCTGGGCTCCTTTTACCTCATCAACCTCATCCTGGCTGTGGTAGCCATGGCTTATTATGAACAGAATCAAGCAACTCAACTGGAGGCCATCGAAAAAGAGGAAGAATTCCAGCGGCTTTTAGAACAACTAAAAAATCAAGAGCAG GCACAATTTCATGGAAGCCAAGCCACCCTGACCAGTAAGAAGTCTGTGAGTCAACACACATTATCTGAGACGGAAGATAATGGACATGGTCTCAAACAGGGTGAGGCTGTGAATGACTGCAATGGAAGAGTTGTTCCTCGCTTGATGATTCGAGCACCCACTATGCAGGAG TCTGCTGTAGATTATGAAGTCAAAGAGAAGTCACTGGGCTCGATGCACAGCACACTTCATCTGGAAGAACCTGGCTTGAAAAAGAGATCTGCTAGTGCTGTGACAGTGCTGTCTGCAGTTGCCATGGAAG aGTTGGAGGAGGCTCAGAGACCCTGTCCACCTTGCTGGTACAAATTTGCCGACATGTTTTTGAAGTGGGATTGCTGCCCCACctggattgtttttaaaaagtggatgCACTTTGTGGTCATGGATCCCTTTGTTGACCTCGCTATTACCATATGCATTGTGCTCAACACCCTTTTTATGGCAATGGAGCACTACCCCATGACCCCAGAGTTTGACAACATGCTCTCAGTAGGAAATCTG GTTTTCACTGGGATCTTtgcagctgaaatgtttttcaagctTATCGCCATGGATCCCTATTACTATTTCCAAGTTGGATGGAACATTTTCGACAGCATTATTGTAACTCTCAGCCTGGTGGAGTTGGGTCTGGCAAATGTCCAGGGTCTATCAGTCCTAAGGTCATTCCGTTTG CTTCGTGTCTTCAAACTGGCAAAGTCTTGGCCCACACTCAACATGCTCATTAAGATTATTGGTAACTCAGTGGGAGCTTTGGGGAACCTGACCTTGGTGCTGGCCATCATCGTCTTCATTTTTGCTGTAGTGGGCATGCAACTCTTTGGAAAGAACTACAAGGACTGCGTATGCAAGATCTCCTCAGACTGTGAGCTGCCACGGTGGCACATGAATGACTTCTTCCATTCCTTCCTCATCGTTTTCCGCATTCTGTGTGGCGAGTGGATCGAGACGATGTGGGACTGCATGGAGGTGGCTGGACCTGCGATGTGCTTAATCGTCTTCATGATGGTCATGGTCATTGGAAATCTAGTG GTATTGAACCTCTTCTTGGCGTTGTTGCTCAGCTCATTCAGCGGAGACAACCTATCAGCAGGGGATGACGATGGAGACATGAACAATCTGCAGATTGCTATTGGGAGAATCACACGAGGCATCGATTGGTTAAAAGCATTTCTCATACAGCGAATCCAGcaaatacttggtaaaaagCCCGAAGAGCCGGATAAGGACATGGTGGACGATGGAAAGCCTAAAACCGAGGAAATGGAAATGAATCATTTGGACGCCTGTCTGACTCTTAAAGTAGCAGATGGGATTTCAGATGGCCCGGTGCAAAGCCAACCCTCTGGATTCACGGTGGATGGAGAGCTCAATCTGAAAGTCCCAATCGCTGAAGGAGAATCAGATTATGATAATCTGAGTGAtaatgttgatgatgatgatgatggggagcaggatgatgatgaagaagataATGAACTTCCAAAGAGTGCACTGCGGAGAGATGATGAacaaaatacg AAAAACCTTGAAGATGAAAGTAGTATCCCAGAGAAAGTAAAA TATGATGACGGGGATTCTTCAGTATGCAGCACAGCTGATTATCATCCTCCTGAGCCTGAAccagaaaagaaggaagaagagGAACCGGAACCTGAAGAACCAGAGGCCTGCTTCACTGATG ACTGTGTGACCAAATGGCCATGTTTGACGGTGGATACCACCAGTGACAAAGGCAAAAAATGGTGGAATCTTAGAAAAACTTGCTTCACCATAGTGGAACACGACTGGTTTGAAACCTTCATCATTTTCATGATCCTCCTTAGCAGTGGGGCTCTG GCCTTTGAAGATATATACATAGAAAGGCGACGAACCATCAAAATAATTCTTGAGTTTGCAGACAAGATTTTCACCTACATTTTTGTCATTGAGATGCTCCTGAAATGGGTTGCATATGGTTTCAAGACCTACTTCACCAACGCTTGGTGTTGGTTGGACTTTTTCATTGTGGAT GTTTCCTTGATTAGCTTAGTTGCAAATTGGATGGGCTATTCTGACCTTGGTCCGATAAAGTCGTTGAGAACCCTCAGAGCACTGAGGCCTCTTCGAGCGCTATCAAGATTTGAAGGCATGAGG GTGGTGGTGAATGCTCTTGTTGGAGCGATTCCCTCCATCTTCAATGTCCTGCTGGTGTGTCTGATTTTCTGGCTCATCTTCAGCATCATGGGAGTCAATTTGTTTGCGGGGAAGTTCTACCGTTGCATCAACACCACCACAGAGGAGCTATTCCCCATGACTGAGGTCAACAATCGAACCGAGTGCTTGGCACTTGAAGAAGCCACACAGGAGGCTCGCTGGATTAACGTCAAAATCAACTACGACAATGTTGGGACAGGCTACCTCTCTCTGCTTCAAGTG GCAACTTTTAAAGGTTGGATGGACATAATGTATGCTGCCGTGGACTCAAGAGAG GTTGAGGAGCAACCATCCTACGAAATCAATCTTTACATGTACATATATTTTGTGATCTTCATCATCTTTGGTTCCTTCTTCACCCTAAACCTCTTCATTGGTGTCATTATTGACAATTTcaatcaacaaaagaaaaag TTTGGAGACCAAGACATTTTTATGActgatgaacagaaaaaatactATGAGGCCATGAAGAAACTTGGTTCCAAGAAGCCACAAAAGCCAATTCCACGACCAACG AATCCGGTCCAGGGCATTGTGTTCGATTTCATCAGCCAGCAGTTTTTTGACATCTTCATTATGGTTCTAATCTGCCTCAATATGGTGACCATGATGGTGGAAACAGATGACCAAAGCCCAGAGAAAGaggattttctctttaaattaaacGTGGCCTTCATTGTTGTCTTCTCTGGAGAGTGTGTATTGAAGCTCTTTGCGTTGCGGCAGTACTTCTTCACCAATGGATGGAATGTTTTTGATTTCATTGTGGTCATCTTGTCAATAGCTG gTACAATGCTCTCAGACATAATTGAGAAGTACTTTGTATCCCCAACTCTCTTCAGAGTGATCAGACTAGCCAGGATTGGCAGGATTCTGCGCCTCATTAAAGGAGCGAAGGGTATTCGTACACTTCTCTTTGCCCTAATGATGTCCCTTCCTGCCCTGTTCAACATTGGTCTCCTGCTTTTCCTGATTATGTTCATCTTTTCCATATTTGGCATGTCAAATTTTGCCTATGTCAAGAAAGAAGCTGgaattgatgacatttttaactttgagaCCTTTGGTGGCAGCATTATCTGCTTGTTTCAGATTACAACCTCTGCTGGTTGGGATGGGCTTCTACTTCCAATGCTGAACAGGGAACCTCCAGACTGTGACCCTGAATTTGAGAATCCAGGCACAGATGTGAAGGGTAACTGTGGAAACCCGGGGATGGGTATGATGTTCTTCTGCAGCTACATTATCGTTTCGTTCTTAGTGGTGGTCAACATGTACATTGCCATCATCCTGGAGAACTTCAATGTGGCTCAAGAAGAGAGCGGTGACCCACTTTGCGAGGAAGACTTTGAGATGTTCAACGAAACTTGGGAGAAGTTTGACTTGGATGGAACAATGTTTATTGAGTACAGTCgactttcagatttttgtgacACTTTGCAGGAGCCTCTCAGGGTCGCCAAACCCAATCGGCTTCGTCTGATTGGAATGGATCTGCCCCTAGTTATTGGGGATAGGATCCACTGCTTGGATGTTTTGATGGCTGTTACACAGATGGTACTGGGAGACACAGTGGAGATGGCAGCAATGCGGGATAGCATTGAGGCTAAGTTCATTCTTAGCAACCCCACAAAAGACTCCTTTGCACCAATTACCACAACAGTACGCCACAAGGAAGAGCAACAAGCTGCTGTGGTCCTTCAACGAGCTTATCGTAATCATCTTCTGAAGCGCTGCATACGCCATGCTGCTTTCATGCACAGATTGAAAAGAATTGGTAGAAATTACAACGATGATGATCCACCTGAAAAAGAGGGGCTGCTTGCACGAAGACTAGGAGTTCTCTATAAAAGTAATATAGACCTTGCTGATGAAATGGAGCTTGAGGCTTTAGAAACTCTGACAAGCCAAGAACCTTTTAATACAGACTGTCTTCAGGAGCCTCCTGTGCAGAATATGATTGTGGTTCCTGCTGAAATAACCAGTGAGGAGTTATTGCATTCTGCCTCCTACCAACATCCCTTAACCTTACAGGCAAATCTGAGAGAGCCGCTTGTATGA
- the LOC102219366 gene encoding uncharacterized protein LOC102219366 has translation MRWTLAGCFGFVLISISVALKISQKPRFYGLRPQKKVPIYCQVSPKDLKSTVEWYKADKYGADKNKIVHNERIRFESQLMIQNAFLYFMELKVEDRGVYYCSVNDTFGPGTEVQVVRPYDPVKAQYRSQMKDGLIVLQGLLLGVCIGAYLLRRQNLVKDNDSLYEEPEADHIYEGLAIEACGGGLYEDLTAYARAEGAEAPWE, from the exons ATGCGTTGGACTCTAGCTGGATGCTTTGGATTTGTGTTGATAAGTATATCAG TCGCCCTGAAGATCAGCCAGAAACCCAGGTTCTACGGATTAAGACCTCAAAAGAAAGTGCCTATTTACTGCCAAGTCTCACCGAAAGATCTGAAAAGCACAGTGGAGTGGTACAAAGCTGACAAATATGGCGCAGACAAGAATAAGATTGTGCATAATGAAAGGATTCGGTTTGAAAGTCAACTTATGATCCAAAACGCTTTCCTTTACTTCATGGAGCTCAAAGTAGAGGACAGAGGAGTGTATTACTGCTCAGTAAATGACACTTTTGGCCCTGGAACTGAAGTACAAGTAGTCA GGCCCTATGACCCTGTCAAAGCCCAGTACAGAAGCCAGATGAAGGATGGCCTTATTGTCCTGCAGGGCCTGCTATTGGGTGTTTGTATCGGCGCTTATCTGCTGCGTAGACAGAATCTG GTGAAAGATAACGACAGCTTATATGAAGAGCCTGAAGCTGACCACATCTATGAG GGCTTGGCCATTGAGGCATGTGGAGGAGGTCTGTATGAAGATCTCACGGCGTACGCTCGGGCTGAAGGAGCCGAGGCCCCATGGGAGTGA
- the LOC106699651 gene encoding interferon a3-like: MLSRIFFACIFLCVFCACSPLSCRWMEHKFRQYSTNSLTLLDLMAYHYVNQDPEVNIAAFPYPLYHQASGASAEAKLAFTVQVLKEVSALFEEDDSSSSWQEVTMEHFLNVVNKQADELQLCAGNPKRPNRRLHIYFKRLSNSVFGQMGHSAEAWELIRREIKLHLIRADHLVSSLFISN, translated from the exons atGCTGAGCAGAATTTTCTTCGCctgtatttttctctgtgtgttctGCGCATGCTCTCCGCTGAGCTGCAGGTGGATGGAGCATAAATTCAGACAGTACAGCACGAACTCATTAACTCTGCTGGATTTGATG GCTTACCATTACGTAAATCAGGACCCTGAGGTGAACATTGCGGCATTCCCTTATCCTCTCTACCACCAGGCTTCAGGAGCATCT GCGGAGGCTAAACTTGCCTTCACTGTCCAGGTTCTGAAGGAGGTTTCTGCCCTGTTTGAGGAAGATGACAGCTCTTCATCATGGCAGGAGGTCACAATGGAGCACTTTCTGAATGTTGTCAACAAACAGGCTGATGAACTACAGCTCTGT gctgGGAACCCAAAAAGGCCAAACAGGAGGCTGCACATATACTTTAAGAGACTCTCAAACAGCGTGTTTGGACAGATG GGCCACAGTGCTGAAGCCTGGGAGTTGATCAGGAGGGAAATCAAACTCCATCTAATCAGAGCGGACCATTTGGTTTCTTCTCTGTTCATCTCTAACTGA
- the LOC111609837 gene encoding interferon a3-like yields MLNRIFFACVFLGLFCSGSALSCRWMEHKFRQYSGNALDLLDMMANNITNSTEDEENTVAFPDHLYSQASKASAEGKLSFAVHILQEVSALFEEDQNSSSWQEVTVENFLNVVNKQADELHSCIKGHSHMKKRNTKLHLYFKRLSNEILAKMGHSADAWELIRREVKDCLMKADHLVSSLLPPN; encoded by the exons ATGCTGAACAGGATTTTCTTCGCTTGTGTGTTTCTCGGTCTGTTCTGCTCAGGCTCCGCGCTGAGCTGCAGGTGGATGGAGCATAAATTCAGACAGTACAGCGGAAACGCTTTGGATCTACTGGATATGATG gcGAATAACATTACTAACAGCACTGAGGATGAAGAGAACACTGTGGCCTTCCCTGATCATCTGTACAGCCAGGCATCCAAAGCATCA GCTGAAGGTAAACTTTCCTTCGCAGTCCACATCCTGCAGGAGGTTTCTGCCCTGTTTGAGGAAGATCAAAACTCTTCATCATGGCAGGAGGTCACAGTGGAGAACTTTCTCAATGTTGTCAACAAACAGGCTGATGAACTTCACTCCTGT ATTAAAGGCCATAGCCACATGAAGAAGAGGAACACCAAGCTGCACTTGTATTTCAAGAGATTATCCAATGAAATCCTGGCGAAAATG GGCCACAGTGCTGACGCCTGGGAGCTGATCAGGAGGGAAGTCAAAGACTGTCTAATGAAAGCAGACCACCTGGTTTCCTCTCTGCTCCCCCCCAACTAA
- the LOC106700431 gene encoding interferon a3-like: protein MLNRIFFACVFLGLFCSGSALSCRWMEHKFRQYSGNALNLLDMMANNITNSTEDEENTVAFPDHLYSQASKASAEGKLSFAVHILQEVSALFEEDQNSSSWQEVTVENFLNVVNKQADELHSCIKGHSHMKKRNTKLHLYFKRLSNEILAKMGHSADAWELIRREVKDCLMKADHLVSSLLPPN, encoded by the exons ATGCTGAACAGGATTTTCTTCGCTTGTGTGTTTCTCGGTCTGTTCTGCTCAGGCTCCGCGCTGAGCTGCAGGTGGATGGAGCATAAATTCAGACAGTACAGCGGAAACGCTTTGAATCTGCTGGATATGATG gcGAATAACATTACTAACAGCACTGAGGATGAAGAGAACACTGTGGCCTTCCCTGATCATCTGTACAGCCAGGCATCCAAAGCATCA GCTGAAGGTAAACTTTCCTTCGCAGTCCACATCCTGCAGGAGGTTTCTGCCCTGTTTGAGGAAGATCAAAACTCTTCATCATGGCAGGAGGTCACAGTGGAGAACTTTCTCAATGTTGTCAACAAACAGGCTGATGAACTTCACTCCTGT ATTAAAGGCCATAGCCACATGAAGAAGAGGAACACCAAGCTGCACTTGTATTTCAAGAGATTATCCAATGAAATCCTGGCGAAAATG GGCCACAGTGCTGACGCCTGGGAGCTGATCAGGAGGGAAGTCAAAGACTGTCTAATGAAAGCAGACCACCTGGTTTCCTCTCTGCTCCCCCCCAACTAA